From Deinococcus aestuarii, one genomic window encodes:
- a CDS encoding prepilin-type N-terminal cleavage/methylation domain-containing protein: MKNQTRTQGFTLIELLIVIAIIGILAAVLIPNLLSSRNRANDSAVQSFVRNTVTAVEANRNTVTQALPTETNCATLQGVTAPNGLTSCAISYTPASDTYTIRAVSKTGKIFNYNGKEVVEGS; this comes from the coding sequence ATGAAGAACCAGACGCGCACCCAGGGCTTCACCCTCATCGAGCTGCTCATCGTGATCGCCATCATCGGCATCCTGGCGGCGGTGCTGATCCCCAACCTGCTCAGCTCCCGCAACCGCGCCAACGACAGCGCCGTCCAGAGCTTCGTCCGCAACACCGTGACCGCCGTCGAGGCCAACCGTAACACCGTGACCCAGGCGCTGCCCACCGAGACGAACTGCGCCACCCTCCAGGGCGTGACGGCTCCCAACGGCCTGACGAGCTGCGCCATCTCCTACACCCCGGCCAGCGACACCTACACCATCAGGGCTGTCAGCAAGACCGGCAAGATCTTCAACTACAACGGCAAGGAAGTCGTCGAAGGCAGCTAA
- a CDS encoding prepilin-type N-terminal cleavage/methylation domain-containing protein — protein MKPRRSQRKDRGFTLVELLTTIAILSLLASALIPNLLSARRHSNDGAAIAYLRHCVTSLESARNSVTQQLPEARSCEDPSLGDARLPRPSSIISTIINVNPDRDDYTVTVNSVTEKVFYHNGRTVVAGN, from the coding sequence ATGAAACCGAGACGATCACAACGGAAGGATCGCGGCTTCACCCTGGTTGAACTTCTGACCACGATAGCTATTCTCAGCCTGCTCGCCAGTGCCCTGATTCCCAATCTCCTGTCCGCTCGCCGTCATTCCAACGATGGAGCGGCTATCGCCTACCTGCGGCACTGTGTCACATCGCTAGAATCTGCTCGCAATTCGGTGACTCAGCAACTTCCCGAGGCAAGAAGCTGTGAGGACCCGTCGCTGGGCGATGCACGCCTTCCACGCCCCAGTTCCATCATCAGTACTATCATCAACGTCAATCCGGACAGAGATGATTACACAGTTACAGTCAACAGCGTGACTGAAAAGGTCTTTTACCATAACGGGAGAACAGTTGTTGCTGGGAATTGA